A segment of the Catenuloplanes nepalensis genome:
GACCGCGTCGTCGAACTCGGGCCGGGCCAGCACCGTGTCGCCGGCGTCGGCCGAGGTGCGCGGCGTGGATGCGCCGGCCTGACGGGCCTGGACCTGGCCCATCCACTCCGGCACGCCGGTGCGCCGCCAGTCGTGCGCGTAGACGGGGTAGCCCGTGGCGCCGACCGCGTACGACCCCGCTTGCCAGAAGCCGAGGTTGGAAAGCGTCGCGTCCCAGCGGTCCGGGTCCGCGTAGGCGCCGACCAGCGTCCAGGCCACGTTCTCCGCGGTGAGGATGTCGAGCGTCTGGCAGGCGGCGAAGAGCGTCACGGACGGGGACGGCAGCTGGCCGTGGTCCCGGTCGAGGTAGAACCGCCAGGCCCGGACCCGTTCGCCGTCCCGGGGCGGCGCGGTTTCCCGCACGTACCGCCACATCGCCTCGGCGCCCGGATCACCGCCGCGGTCCACGGTCAGGTCGAGGCAGGCGGCGTATCCCCGGGGCTCGCCGGCCGGCGTGCGGAAGACGTGGAACGCGGCCGGGTCACGGTCCATCCAGGACACCGCGAGCGCGGCCTGCTCCGCACCCTGCCACCGGGCCGTCATCGCCGCGATCGGGGCGCGGTCGCCGTCGCGCAGGTCGTCGACGTACGCCCGCATGACCGGCGGCGGCGTCCGGCACGTCTCGATCCGGGAGCGGGCACCGGCCACGACGATGTGGTCGACGATCAGCTGGAGGCGCGCGCGCCGGTCCGCGGTCGCCCGGATCCGGGTGAGAATCGCGGCGGAGAGCATCCGGTCCAGCTCGGCGTAGCGGTCCGGGTCGCGCCAGCGCAGGTCCGCGTCGAGCGCGTCCCGGACGACGTCGTGCGGGTACAGCCCGTGCGGGCCCTCCTCGACGAACGGCAGCGTGCGCAGCCAGCCGAACAGCTCGCCCGCGTCGCCGCCGGTCACCGCGCGCAGCAGATCCTCGGTAGTGGCCGGCACGTGCGCACAGACCTCGAGCGCGGCGCGGTGTCGCGGGCTGGGGGCCTCGTCGACCAGCTGCGCCAGCAGCGCGCCGACGACGTCGGGCAGGTCCGCGAGGGTACCGGTCTCCGCACCCCGGCGCACCGCGTCGACCAGCATGGACAGCGTCAGCGGGTGGCCGTGGCCGATCCGCAGCAGCCGGTCCCGGGAGTCCTCGGGGACGTCCTGCGCCGCGAGGTACCGCAGCCCGTCGGCCGCCGGCAGGTTACCGAGCGGCACGATGTGGACCAGCTCCCGCCAGGCCGGGTCGGCCCGCCAGCGGACGCCCGGCGGACGCCGCCCGGCCAGCACCACCAGCGTGTCCGCGGGCAGCGACGGCAGGTACCGCTCCCGGACCTGATCGTCGACCGGCTCCAGCAGCTCGTAGGTGTCGATCAGCACCACGGCGGGCCGGTCGCCGGCCGGCTCGGGCAACCGGTCCGGGCCGAGCGTCAGATGCCGCGCGTCGACCCGGAGCAACTCCCGGCCGGTCTCGGTGGCGATCTCGGCGAACCGGTCGAGCAGCGCGCTCTTCCCCACGCCGCCCGAACCATGCACGAAGATCACACCCGAGCGGGTACGCCGGAAGAGCGCGATCTCGTCGTCCCGCCCCACGAACGCACGTCGCCGTAGCTCACCGAGGCGCTGTCCCAGAGTGATCACGGGAGAAGGCTACTTCGCAATTTTACGCATCGATCCGCGGCGGGATCCGGCCTACCGTCCACAGTCATGATCACCCCGTTTCCGATTCACGTGCCCGACGACGACCTGGCGGACCTGCGCGCACGCCTGGACCGCACCCGGCTGCCCGAGGCCGCGACCGACGAGACGCAGGGCATCGGGCTGGACCGGCTCCGGTCGCTGCTGGACATCCTGCGCGGGCACGACTGGCGCGCGCTGGAGCGGCGCTGGAACGCCTTCCCGCACTACCGGGCCCACCTCGACGGACTCGACATCGCGTTCTGGCACGTGCGCTCGCCCGAGCCCGGCGCGCTGCCGCTGGTGCTCACGCACGGCTGGCCCGGCTCGGTGCTCGAGTTCGAGGACCTGATCGGGCCGCTCACCGATCCGGTCGCGCACGGCGGTGCGGCGGCGGACGCGTTCCACGTGGTCGTGCCCGCGCTGCCCGGCTTCGGGTTCAGCGGGCGGCCGGCCGAGCCGGGCTGGCACTTCGGCCGGACGGCACAGGCCTGGGCCGCGCTGATGACCGAGCTCGGCTACCCGCGGTTCGGCGCGCACGGCGGCGACTGGGGCTCGCACGTCACCACCGAGCTGGCCCGGATCGCGCCGGAGCGGGTGGTGGGCCTGCACAGCACGATGCCGCTGGCCGCGCCGCTACCGGACGACCTCGGCACCACCGATCCGGCGGAGCGCCGGATCATCGCGCGGCGCGAGGTGTTCACCCGGGGCGGCATCCCGCACGTGATGTTCCAGGGCGCGCGGCCGCAGACGTTCGGCTACTCGCTGACCGACTCGCCGGCCGGTCTCGCGGCGTGGCTGGGCGAGCACCTCGACGCGTTCGCCGAGAACCGGGGCGTGCGTCAGGAACGGCAGGCGGACACGATCGCGCTCTACTGGTTCACCGCCACCGGGGCCTCCAGCGCGCGCTGGTACTGGGAGAACGTGCGCTTCGGGCCGCGCTCGGCCGAGGAGATGAACGCGCAGCCGATCACGGTGCCGGCCGCGTTCACGCTCTTCCCGGGCGAGCCGCACCCCACGGCCCGGCGGTGGGCCGAGCGCCGCTACCGCGACATCATCGCCTGGAACGAGATGGACCGCGGCGGCCACTTCCCCGGCTGGGAACACCCGGACCTGCTGATCTCCGAACTCCGCACCGCATTCCGCCACGCCCGCACCCCGTGACACGCCCCGGCCCGCCTCCCCGGTGATCCAGGTCCGCGACCGCCCCCGGGTTCGCGACCGGGCGCGGAGATCGCGGGTGTTCGGTGACCAGCATCGGCACCGGCTCCGACGCGGCGACCGGAGCGGCGGCGGAGGCCGCCGCGGGTTTGCCCGCGGGAGCAAACGGGCTGCACCACGCCGGAAGCGGGCAAATCGGGGTCTGGGGTCGCCCCCAGGCAAGCTCAAGCGCCCGCGGGAGCAAACGGGCTGCACCACGCCGGGTGCGGGCAAATCGGGGTCTGGGGTCGCCCCCAGGCAAGCTCAAGCGCCCGCGGGAGCAAACGGGCTGCACCACGCCGGGTGCGGGCAAATCGGGGTCTGGGGTCGCCCCCAGGCAAGCTCAAGCGCCCGCGGGAGCAAACAGACCGCACCACGCCGGGAGCGGGAATATCGCTTGTGGGATCTTCTACCAGTTTTGTTCGGCGAGGAGGACGCGGAGGCGGGCGGCGACGGTGTCCGGGCTGGTCTGGACGGACATGTGGTCGAGGCCGGGGAGTTCGAGGACGGTGAACCCGCAGGTCTCCAGCTCGGCGCGGGTTTCCCGCAGGCGGCGGGCGAGGCGGATGCCCGGACGGGACTCGTGCAGCAGGCAGCCGGGCTCGCCGTCGTTCGCGCCGAACCAGAGGATCTTCGGGCCGCCGATAGCGGTCAGCGCGGGCCGGTCGTCGCGCTCGTGCCAGGCGCGATACATCAGCGCGGTGGCGAACGCGTTGTCGGCCAGCGCGCGCAGGCCCGCGGTCAGGTAGGCGAGGCGCGCGCCCTCCGAGGAGCCCATCCAGTACTCCTTGGAGCCGAGGATGGGAAACCCACCGGCGAGCAGGCCGGCCGCGCGCGGCGTGAGCGGTGCGAGGAACGCGGCGAGCGCGGCCGTCCCGGAGTAACCGGCCAGCACGAACCGGCCGGCGCCGGCCTCGTCCGCGACCCGGTGCAGGTCGGCGACCTCCAGCTCGACCGGGAAGTCCTCGATCGGTTTGCCGCCCCAGAACGCGGGACCGTCCTCCTGTTCCTCCCACGTCACCCAGTCCTCGGCGTCGCCCTCGGGTGCGTCGATGCCGGTGACGTGGCGCGGCATGTAGCGGACCACGCGGAACCGGTCGGCCAGCCGCTCCGCGAGGTCCGCGTGTTCCTTGCGGGTCCGGCACGGGAAGATGATCACAGGGCCGGCGCCACGCGCCTCGAACCACACCGGGAGACCGCTCATACGACTCAATCTAGGCGCATCCGGGCGACTCCACAGTGGCTTATGCCCAGAGCGTGATCGCTCGGCGGTCAACACGCCGGTGGGTGAACCGGGCGCCGTGTGCACGCACCCGGGCTACGCTGCGTGCGACGAAGGTCCACGCAGGTCAAGGGGGCACGGCATGGTGGCTCGGCTCAATCCGTACATCAACTTCCGAGGCGAGGCGAAGGAGGCGCTGGAGTTCTACCGCGGCGTGCTCGGTGGTGAGGTCGAGGTGATGACGTTCGGACAGTACGGAATGGAGGGGCCGCTCGCCGATCAGGTCATGCACGGGCAGTTGGAGACGCCGGCCGGGATGACGCTGATGGCCGCGGACACCCCGCCGGACGTGGAGGTCACGCCGGGCACCGTCATCACGATCTGCCTCAGCGGCGAGGAGACCGAGCTGCTGCGCGGGTACTGGGAGAAGCTGTCGGACGGCGCGACCGTGCACACGCCGCTGGCCAAGCAGATGTGGGGCGACGAATACGGGCAGCTCACCGACCGGTTCGGCATCAGCTGGATGGTCAACATCGGCGCGCCCCGGGAGTAGAGCCTAGGGTGGTGGGCGTGACGACGCACGAGCTCGACGAGGCGACGCTGGAGTTCGCCCACCGCATGTTCGACCTGGCCCGCACCGGCGGCACCGAGGAGCTCGCCGCGCAGGTCGACGCCGGCGTCCCGGCGAACCTGACCAACGGCAAGGGCGACACGCTGCTGATCCTCGCGGCGTACCACAACCATCCGGAGACCGTGGCCGCGCTGCTGGCCCGGGGGGCCGACCACGCGCGGGTGAACGACCGGGGCCAGACCGCGCTCGCGGCCGCGGTCTTCCGGCAGAACGCGGAGACCGTGACGATCCTGCTCGGCGCGGGCGCCCGCCCGGAGGACGGCTCGCCCAGCGCGCTGGCCACCGCGGACTTCTTCACGCTGCCCCAGATGCGGGCGCTGCTGGAGACGGAGAACCGGTCGTGAGGTGACCTCACGACCGGTTCCGTTGCGCGGGGTGCCCTGTCGAGCGAGGTGTCCTACAGGAGGGACACGGCGAGCAGGTAACCGAGGAGCAGGGCCACGGCACCGGCGGCCGCGGCGTACCAGCCGAGCGGCTTGTCGCCCATGGACGCGCCGACCGCGCCGAGCGCGATGGCGGCGATGCCGAAGATCAGCGGCGAGACGAACAGCGCGAGCGCCGCGCACACGAAGGCGATGATCGTCAGAATGCGGGCGGTCGAAACGGTGCTGCGGCGACCGGTCTGGTAAGCCATGGGGCGGCCCTCCTCAAGGGGTGTTCGAGTGCGTCCGTTGAGGAGGGTGTACCCGGACCTGCCGAACCTCTAAACTCCGCGCCGCCGCAAGCCCACTCCCGCACGTCGTCAGAACGACGTGCGGGACGCCCTGATCATGGGTACGGTCAGCGGCGCCGGGGCGCGGGTTTCGGCTTGACCTTGTCGCGGTCGTTGCCGCCCTTGTCCAGGTGCAGCGCGAGCGCGGGGCAGACCAGGATCGCCTTGCGCGCGGCCGACTCCAGCCAGATCGGCACCGGCGCGTCCGGGAACGTCGGGTAACCGTTGCCGTCCAGCTTGATCAGCTCAGGGAAGACCTCGGCGCAGAGGCCGTGGCCGTCGCAGCGTGCCCAGTCGAGCTTGAGCTTGCCGATGCTCGGGCCGCCGGGCAGCTCGTTCGGGATCGGCAGCAGCTTCTTGACCGGCTTGCCGCAGCCCTCGCCGAGCCGGTGCCGCTTGATGTCCTCGGCGAAGACCTCCAGCGCGGTGAGCGCGAACCGGGACGTGCCGTCCGGGTGGCTGCACGCGCCGCGGCCGCGGACCATGCCGGCCGCGTTCCGCACGGCCTGCTCGGCCGCGGCCGAACCGGACGCGGTGAGCAGCTGGAACTGGTTCGCCACGTCGGGCAGGCCGAGCCGGCACGGGCCGCACTGACCGGCCGACTCACCGGCCAGGTAACGGACGATCCGGCTGGCCTCGCCGAGCGGGCAGGTGTCGTTGCCCAGCGGGATGATCATGCCGGCGCCGAGCGTGCCGCCGATCGCGGCGAAGCTCTCCCGGGAGATCTCCGCCTTCTGCGCGTTCTCCCAGGTGATCCACTTGCCGTGGTAGCCACCGACCAGGATGCCGGGGCCCTCGGTGGCGCCGCAGATGTCCAGCACCTCGCGCAGCGGCACGCCGGTCGGGCACTCCAGCACCATGTGCTGGGCGGCCGAGCCGCCGACCGTGAGCAGGACCGTGCCCGGCTCCTTCTTCGTGCCGACCGACGCGTACTCCTCCGGTCCCAGCCGGGCCGCGACCGCGATCTGCGCGTACGTCTCCGCGTTCGACAGCAGCGTCGGCTGGCCGTTGACGCCGCTCTCCGACGAACGCTGCTTGATGCCCGGCGGGATGTGCGCCTCGCCGTTGATGCCGCGGACCAGCGCGCCACCCTCACCGGCGATGAACCGGTGCGGAACGGTCACGATGCGGGTGGGTGCCGGCATGCGGCGCTCCGCGAGCGCCTCCTCCAGCGAGCTCTGGCCGACACCGTCGTCGGCCACGCCGATCACGATCTCCTCGGCCTCCAGTGCCCAGGCGGCCAGCGCGGCCCCGTCCAGGATCAGATGGGGTGCCCGGGTGAGCAGCATCTTGTCCTTCCACGAGGGCGGCTCACCCTCGGTGGCGTTGACCACCACGACCGGCGCGCGGTCCTGCCGGTCGGCGGACTCGACGACGGCCTTCACCTTGCGGTGGAACGGGAAGCCCGCCCCACCGCGGCCGGTGAGCTTGATCTTCTCG
Coding sequences within it:
- a CDS encoding ATP-binding protein produces the protein MITLGQRLGELRRRAFVGRDDEIALFRRTRSGVIFVHGSGGVGKSALLDRFAEIATETGRELLRVDARHLTLGPDRLPEPAGDRPAVVLIDTYELLEPVDDQVRERYLPSLPADTLVVLAGRRPPGVRWRADPAWRELVHIVPLGNLPAADGLRYLAAQDVPEDSRDRLLRIGHGHPLTLSMLVDAVRRGAETGTLADLPDVVGALLAQLVDEAPSPRHRAALEVCAHVPATTEDLLRAVTGGDAGELFGWLRTLPFVEEGPHGLYPHDVVRDALDADLRWRDPDRYAELDRMLSAAILTRIRATADRRARLQLIVDHIVVAGARSRIETCRTPPPVMRAYVDDLRDGDRAPIAAMTARWQGAEQAALAVSWMDRDPAAFHVFRTPAGEPRGYAACLDLTVDRGGDPGAEAMWRYVRETAPPRDGERVRAWRFYLDRDHGQLPSPSVTLFAACQTLDILTAENVAWTLVGAYADPDRWDATLSNLGFWQAGSYAVGATGYPVYAHDWRRTGVPEWMGQVQARQAGASTPRTSADAGDTVLARPEFDDAVRAALRDLDRLDGNPLLRSRLVRGAGPDPAVALRGLIEAATSTLPDALAALVDRTFLHPVTTQERVAETLHLSFNTYRRHRDRAVARIADRLWEREILSS
- a CDS encoding epoxide hydrolase family protein, with the translated sequence MITPFPIHVPDDDLADLRARLDRTRLPEAATDETQGIGLDRLRSLLDILRGHDWRALERRWNAFPHYRAHLDGLDIAFWHVRSPEPGALPLVLTHGWPGSVLEFEDLIGPLTDPVAHGGAAADAFHVVVPALPGFGFSGRPAEPGWHFGRTAQAWAALMTELGYPRFGAHGGDWGSHVTTELARIAPERVVGLHSTMPLAAPLPDDLGTTDPAERRIIARREVFTRGGIPHVMFQGARPQTFGYSLTDSPAGLAAWLGEHLDAFAENRGVRQERQADTIALYWFTATGASSARWYWENVRFGPRSAEEMNAQPITVPAAFTLFPGEPHPTARRWAERRYRDIIAWNEMDRGGHFPGWEHPDLLISELRTAFRHARTP
- a CDS encoding alpha/beta fold hydrolase, with amino-acid sequence MSGLPVWFEARGAGPVIIFPCRTRKEHADLAERLADRFRVVRYMPRHVTGIDAPEGDAEDWVTWEEQEDGPAFWGGKPIEDFPVELEVADLHRVADEAGAGRFVLAGYSGTAALAAFLAPLTPRAAGLLAGGFPILGSKEYWMGSSEGARLAYLTAGLRALADNAFATALMYRAWHERDDRPALTAIGGPKILWFGANDGEPGCLLHESRPGIRLARRLRETRAELETCGFTVLELPGLDHMSVQTSPDTVAARLRVLLAEQNW
- a CDS encoding VOC family protein produces the protein MVARLNPYINFRGEAKEALEFYRGVLGGEVEVMTFGQYGMEGPLADQVMHGQLETPAGMTLMAADTPPDVEVTPGTVITICLSGEETELLRGYWEKLSDGATVHTPLAKQMWGDEYGQLTDRFGISWMVNIGAPRE
- a CDS encoding ankyrin repeat domain-containing protein yields the protein MTTHELDEATLEFAHRMFDLARTGGTEELAAQVDAGVPANLTNGKGDTLLILAAYHNHPETVAALLARGADHARVNDRGQTALAAAVFRQNAETVTILLGAGARPEDGSPSALATADFFTLPQMRALLETENRS
- a CDS encoding NADH-quinone oxidoreductase subunit NuoF family protein: MSTGVVPPVGCIGPARLTAGFEDFGRLDLYAHLEIHGDLRPLSADDLIDLAEKIKLTGRGGAGFPFHRKVKAVVESADRQDRAPVVVVNATEGEPPSWKDKMLLTRAPHLILDGAALAAWALEAEEIVIGVADDGVGQSSLEEALAERRMPAPTRIVTVPHRFIAGEGGALVRGINGEAHIPPGIKQRSSESGVNGQPTLLSNAETYAQIAVAARLGPEEYASVGTKKEPGTVLLTVGGSAAQHMVLECPTGVPLREVLDICGATEGPGILVGGYHGKWITWENAQKAEISRESFAAIGGTLGAGMIIPLGNDTCPLGEASRIVRYLAGESAGQCGPCRLGLPDVANQFQLLTASGSAAAEQAVRNAAGMVRGRGACSHPDGTSRFALTALEVFAEDIKRHRLGEGCGKPVKKLLPIPNELPGGPSIGKLKLDWARCDGHGLCAEVFPELIKLDGNGYPTFPDAPVPIWLESAARKAILVCPALALHLDKGGNDRDKVKPKPAPRRR